ACTAATATATTagttttcaagtttttttttaataacaacaacTAATAGATACTCTCTCCGAAGCAAATTTTTCTTATTGATAAGTATTTAATGCTCACtatcttatttttcaattttcagatgTCAAGGATAAGAAGACATTGGCGTAGTGGAGTTGCTTACTATTAAGCTTTATTTTGAGAGATGTCTTCTTCTACATTTGTTCTACTTTAGTTTGTATTAATCTACTTAAGCTTTATTaacttaatatatttttcaagttCATATGCTCAAATATGATTCTAATTTCAAACCATATTTGTTTCGCAAACAGAAATATGCTTATAGCTCATCAAGTAACTGATATGTTACGAATTAGATCAGGAAAAAATTACGAATCAAAATATGAACTCTCTTGAATATCCCGTCTTCACAAGAGTATGCGAAGAATCTAAGAGGGACTCGCATACAAAAGGAACAAAAATGTTGTTGTCAAAAGAAATCACATCAGCAAAAGTACAAGTAGATGTAGTCAAATCCGTCTCTTTTAATTATATCAAAAGTTTTGAGTATGACAATATATAAACTCTGCATAAAGATCccgaaaaattttcaaattattcaaaaaagaaaaagaggaaaaaaggtaAAATGCCTTTCCAAAAGAATCCTCATATTGCACTGCAGAAAGATTTTCGTCAATATCTAATCCTAAAGGATGCTATATTTGGTCTGAATTTAGGCAGCGCCAGAGCCGTATTTCTTTCCAGAAACAATCATCTGAAGTTTATCATATCCAGACAACACATCAGCACCAGCAACGGCACGAAGGATGTCAGCACCAGCACCTTTGAAAAGAGATTTGGGACCCTCGTTCTTAAGAATCAGGGAGAATGCGTCAAGTGAGCTCTTGTACTTGACAGCTTCACCGGAGGTCATCATCATTCTTCTTCGGACTGTGTCAATTTGGTATGAGGAAATACCGGCACCGTTGGTATTCAGCCACCCGAGAACAAAGCTAGCAAAGAAACAATCTCGTAAACATCAAAATAAGCCAAGTGAAATTGTCGAGCCAATGATATTATCAAAATCCACGTAAACCAATAAAAAACAAAGACGCTGAAACAGACAAAACGCTAACCTGTAGTCCTCCAGTCAAGAGAACGGGATTCAAGGAGTCATACATCCCGAAGTACAAACCATGGTAGACAATGATACCAAGACATGAAATGTTGAATCCACGGTACAGTCCAGCAACTCCATCAGAAGCGAGTGTCTTTCTGTAGACATCAATCATACCATTGAACTGTCTCTCGCCTCCTTTCTTTGCAGCCTTGGCATCATTTGCAAGATGGGCACGTGCATAGTCCAATGAGTAGACAAAGAAATGCTCTTGTTCTTTTCTTGTAACGAGAGCTAAGAAATGAGAACCAAACATGTCTGCATCATGTACCATGTGATCTCTAGTTAAGTGCCTGTATAATTATGATGCCTTGTGTCCTTAACTATTTATCCCATATCTAGTATGAGATATTAAC
This genomic stretch from Capsicum annuum cultivar UCD-10X-F1 unplaced genomic scaffold, UCD10Xv1.1 ctg3936, whole genome shotgun sequence harbors:
- the LOC124891648 gene encoding ADP,ATP carrier protein 1, mitochondrial-like, giving the protein MVHDADMFGSHFLALVTRKEQEHFFVYSLDYARAHLANDAKAAKKGGERQFNGMIDVYRKTLASDGVAGLYRGFNISCLGIIVYHGLYFGMYDSLNPVLLTGGLQLCSRVAEYQRCRYFLIPN